AATTGATAACAGCGACTATAAAACTAATAAAGAACTTTACGATGAAATTGTTGAGATGAAAAGTCCTATACTCCCAGCGTTGAATGATTACCTTAACGCATACAACAAGTGGTTTGGCTTTTATCAATCGAAGAAAAAAACAGAACAGGAAAGCGGAAATGAATATCATCTCAACGATAAAGAAAGAAACGAGTTAGCTGCATTGATGACAGCAAGACAGACCAACCTTGAGAATCTTCAAAAACAATTTGACCAACTAAAATAAAGTTGAGCTCTGAAAAAATAAAAGTGGATAGTGTCGTTGGATTTTTTTAGATTATTTTATTCTTCCTTTTTTGTTAAAAAATCCGATAGTCGTTTTTCGATTTCATTTTTCGATGGAAGATATTTTTTATAATTAGCAGGTAATTGAGGAGTAGTGCTGTATGTGGCAACACCAATTGGCTGCGTGGCATTGCTCAAAGAATATTCCACTATTGTTTTATCCTTGCTTCTGCAAATAATTATTCCGATAGAATTATTTTCATCATTCAGTTTAATTTGTTTGTTCAATGCAGTGAGATAAAATTCCATTTTTCCTTTATGTTCAGGCGTAAATTCCCCAATCTTTAAATCAATAGCAATGAGGCATCGTAACTGACGGTGGAAAAGCAAAAGGTCAACAAAATATTCTTTTGTACTTACTTCAAGCCGGTACTGGCTACCTACGAATGTATAATAACTGCCCATCTCTTCGAGAAATTTACGAATATTGCGAATGAGAGCGAGCTCAAGTTCTTTCTCAGAGTGTTCTTCCGATAATTCGAGAAAATCAAAAGTATAATGGTCTTTAACCGCAAGCTTTGCCTGATTCTTATATTTCTCGGGCAGGGTTTTATCAAAATTGGTTTGGTTCAATAAATATTTTTCGTAAGTTTTATTATCAATCTGATGTATCAGAACATCTTTTGTCCACCCGAATTTCTTTGTGCTTGCCATATAAAATTTCCGCTCTAATTCATCTTTACATTTTTCCATTATAACCACATTGTGCGACCAACCAATTTCTGCCACTAATGGTGGCAGAATTGCATGCGACTTATATTCACTATAAAAAGTACGCATTCGCCAAAGGTTACGATGAGAAAAACCCTGCAAGCCCGGATATTCTTTCTGTAAATCAATCGC
The sequence above is a segment of the Bacteroidales bacterium genome. Coding sequences within it:
- a CDS encoding PDDEXK nuclease domain-containing protein, which translates into the protein MKDLVNTNEFKNFVKDVKARIHKAQYEALKVVNKELIQLYWDIGKMIVKKQDELGWGKAVVENLAIDLQKEYPGLQGFSHRNLWRMRTFYSEYKSHAILPPLVAEIGWSHNVVIMEKCKDELERKFYMASTKKFGWTKDVLIHQIDNKTYEKYLLNQTNFDKTLPEKYKNQAKLAVKDHYTFDFLELSEEHSEKELELALIRNIRKFLEEMGSYYTFVGSQYRLEVSTKEYFVDLLLFHRQLRCLIAIDLKIGEFTPEHKGKMEFYLTALNKQIKLNDENNSIGIIICRSKDKTIVEYSLSNATQPIGVATYSTTPQLPANYKKYLPSKNEIEKRLSDFLTKKEE